The Pseudomonas sp. FP2309 genome has a window encoding:
- the tssG gene encoding type VI secretion system baseplate subunit TssG — MESQARTSSDPVSTLDAMHQEPWEYDFFQALRRIECESPDLPRLGHSLRLADDPLRLGQQADCTFAPATLASVDPGNDGKPARLEQFFFGLGGPNGPLPLHITEYVRERQRNNADSTSKRFLDVFHHRLLCLFYRAWAEARPTVSHDRPDDDYWSARLAALSGRGMPSLLNQGLIPDTAKLHYSGHLSAQTRYPDGLKAILSEYFGLPVEIEEYVGQWLELPERSRVGVSANQLGVDFCLGSHVWDRQHKFRIRLGPLTLDDYMGMLPGRQPFNELVAWVAEYLGHELDWDLNLVLQQPEVPALQLNGQFRLGFNTWLGTPEHDPNDLILARHYADQATTSRNPEHG; from the coding sequence ATGGAAAGCCAAGCCCGGACGTCGTCCGACCCTGTGAGTACCCTGGATGCGATGCATCAGGAGCCCTGGGAATATGACTTTTTCCAGGCGCTGCGACGTATCGAGTGCGAATCGCCAGACCTGCCACGGCTGGGCCATTCCCTGCGCCTGGCCGATGACCCACTGCGCCTTGGGCAACAGGCCGATTGCACCTTCGCTCCGGCCACCTTGGCGTCGGTCGACCCCGGCAACGACGGCAAGCCGGCGCGCCTGGAGCAATTCTTCTTCGGCCTTGGCGGTCCCAACGGACCGCTGCCGCTGCACATCACCGAGTACGTACGTGAGCGCCAGCGCAATAACGCCGACAGCACCAGCAAGCGCTTCCTGGACGTGTTCCATCACCGTTTGCTCTGTCTGTTCTACCGGGCCTGGGCCGAAGCGCGGCCGACGGTCAGCCACGACCGTCCCGACGATGACTATTGGTCTGCGCGCCTGGCGGCACTGAGTGGCAGGGGCATGCCGAGCCTGCTCAATCAGGGCCTTATCCCGGATACCGCGAAGCTGCATTACAGCGGCCACCTGTCGGCGCAAACCCGCTACCCGGATGGCCTCAAGGCAATCCTCAGTGAGTACTTCGGCCTGCCGGTCGAGATCGAAGAGTACGTCGGCCAATGGCTGGAACTGCCCGAGCGCAGCCGCGTCGGGGTCAGTGCCAACCAACTGGGCGTGGACTTTTGCCTGGGCAGCCACGTCTGGGACCGCCAGCACAAATTCCGTATCCGTCTGGGCCCGCTGACGCTGGATGACTACATGGGCATGCTGCCCGGCCGCCAGCCGTTCAATGAACTGGTGGCGTGGGTGGCCGAGTACCTGGGCCATGAGTTGGACTGGGACTTGAACCTGGTTCTGCAACAACCCGAAGTCCCGGCGCTGCAACTCAACGGCCAGTTCCGCCTGGGCTTCAACACCTGGCTCGGCACGCCCGAGCATGACCCCAACGACCTAATCCTGGCCCGGCATTACGCCGATCAAGCCACCACCTCAAGGAATCCAGAGCATGGGTGA
- the tssH gene encoding type VI secretion system ATPase TssH codes for MGEISRAALFGKLNSVAYKAIEAATVFCKLRGNPYVELAHWFHQLLQLQDSDLHRIIRQFNVEPARLARDLTEALDRLPRGSTSITDLSSHVEEAVERGWVYGSLMFGESQVRTGYLVLGILKTPSLRHGLLGLSSEFDKIKAEALSERFDEYVGDSPENALSASDGFNAGVPGEASGAMAPSAMGKQEALKRFTVDLTEQARSGKLDPIVGRDEEIRQLVDILMRRRQNNPILTGEAGVGKTAVVEGFALRIVAGDVPPALKDVELRSLDVGLLQAGASMKGEFEQRLRQVIEDVQASPKPIILFIDEAHTLVGAGGAAGTGDAANLLKPALARGTLRTVAATTWAEYKKHIEKDPALTRRFQVVQVAEPSEDKALLMMRGVASTMEKHHQVQILDEALEASVKLSHRYIPARQLPDKSVSLLDTACARVAISLHAVPAEVDDSRRRIEALETELQIIAREHAIGIAIGARQSNSEALLSAERERLATLESRWAEEKTLVDELLSTRATLREKAGVVDSAAGTTESNELRAQLVDLQQRLTALQGETPLILPTVDYQAVASVVADWTGIPVGRMARNELETVLNLDQHLKKRIIGQDHALQMIAKRIQTSRAGLDNPSKPIGVFMLAGTSGVGKTETALALAEAMYGGEQNVITINMSEFQEAHTVSTLKGAPPGYIGYGEGGVLTEAVRRKPYSVVLLDEVEKAHPDVHEIFFQVFDKGVMEDGEGRVIDFKNTLILLTTNAGTELISHVCKDPANIPEPEEIAKALRQPLLEIFPPALLGRLVTIPYYPLSDEMLKAITRLQLNRIKKRVENTHKVAFDYDDAVVDLIVSRCTETESGGRMIDTILTNSLLPDMSREFLTRMLEGKALAGVRISTRDNELHYQFND; via the coding sequence ATGGGTGAAATCAGTCGCGCCGCACTGTTCGGCAAACTCAACAGCGTGGCCTACAAGGCCATCGAAGCCGCCACCGTGTTCTGCAAACTGCGGGGCAACCCATATGTGGAACTGGCGCACTGGTTCCACCAGTTGCTGCAACTGCAGGACTCGGACCTGCACCGCATCATCCGCCAGTTCAACGTGGAGCCGGCACGCCTGGCCCGCGACCTCACCGAAGCCCTGGACCGCCTGCCGCGCGGCTCGACGTCGATCACCGACCTGTCGTCCCATGTGGAAGAAGCCGTGGAACGCGGCTGGGTGTATGGCAGCCTGATGTTTGGCGAAAGCCAGGTGCGCACCGGTTACCTGGTGCTGGGTATCCTCAAGACGCCAAGCCTGCGCCATGGGTTGCTGGGCTTGTCGTCGGAGTTCGACAAGATCAAGGCCGAGGCCCTGAGCGAACGCTTTGACGAGTACGTCGGCGACTCGCCGGAAAACGCCCTCAGCGCCAGCGATGGGTTTAATGCCGGTGTTCCAGGCGAAGCCAGCGGCGCCATGGCACCGAGCGCGATGGGCAAGCAGGAAGCGCTCAAGCGCTTTACCGTGGACCTGACCGAACAGGCGCGTAGCGGCAAGCTCGACCCGATCGTCGGGCGTGACGAAGAGATCCGTCAGTTGGTGGATATCCTGATGCGTCGGCGCCAGAACAACCCGATCCTCACGGGTGAAGCCGGTGTGGGCAAGACCGCCGTGGTCGAAGGCTTCGCCCTGCGCATCGTCGCCGGTGACGTACCGCCTGCGCTCAAGGACGTGGAACTGCGCAGCCTCGACGTGGGCCTGCTGCAAGCCGGCGCCAGCATGAAAGGCGAGTTCGAACAGCGCCTGCGCCAGGTCATTGAAGACGTGCAGGCTTCGCCCAAGCCGATCATTCTGTTTATCGACGAAGCCCACACCCTGGTGGGTGCCGGTGGCGCCGCCGGGACCGGCGATGCGGCCAACCTGCTCAAACCGGCATTGGCGCGCGGCACCCTGCGCACCGTGGCCGCCACCACCTGGGCCGAGTACAAAAAACACATCGAAAAAGACCCGGCACTGACCCGCCGTTTTCAGGTCGTGCAAGTGGCTGAACCGTCGGAAGACAAAGCCCTGCTGATGATGCGTGGCGTGGCCTCGACCATGGAAAAACACCACCAGGTGCAGATCCTCGATGAGGCCCTGGAAGCCTCAGTGAAGCTGTCCCACCGCTACATCCCGGCGCGTCAGTTGCCGGACAAATCCGTAAGCCTGCTGGACACCGCCTGCGCCCGCGTCGCCATCAGCCTGCACGCAGTGCCGGCGGAAGTGGACGACAGCCGCCGCCGCATCGAAGCCCTGGAAACCGAGCTGCAAATCATCGCCCGCGAGCATGCGATCGGCATCGCCATCGGTGCACGCCAGAGCAACAGCGAAGCCTTGCTGAGCGCCGAGCGCGAGCGCCTGGCCACACTGGAAAGCCGCTGGGCCGAAGAAAAAACCCTGGTGGACGAACTGCTCTCCACTCGCGCGACGCTGCGCGAAAAAGCCGGCGTGGTGGACAGTGCTGCTGGTACCACCGAGAGCAATGAGTTACGCGCCCAGTTGGTCGACCTGCAACAACGCCTCACCGCGCTGCAAGGCGAAACCCCGTTGATCCTGCCGACCGTGGATTACCAGGCCGTGGCCTCGGTGGTCGCCGACTGGACCGGCATCCCGGTGGGCCGCATGGCGCGCAACGAACTGGAAACCGTGCTCAACCTCGATCAGCACCTGAAAAAACGCATCATCGGCCAGGACCACGCCTTGCAGATGATCGCCAAACGCATCCAGACCTCCCGCGCCGGTCTCGACAACCCAAGCAAGCCGATTGGCGTGTTCATGCTGGCCGGCACCTCCGGTGTGGGCAAGACCGAAACCGCCCTGGCGCTGGCCGAAGCCATGTATGGCGGTGAACAGAACGTCATCACCATCAACATGAGCGAGTTCCAGGAAGCCCACACGGTGTCGACTCTCAAGGGCGCGCCACCCGGCTACATCGGCTACGGCGAAGGCGGCGTGCTGACCGAAGCGGTGCGGCGCAAGCCCTACAGCGTGGTGCTGCTGGACGAAGTGGAAAAAGCCCACCCAGACGTGCATGAGATTTTCTTCCAGGTGTTCGACAAGGGCGTGATGGAAGACGGCGAAGGCCGGGTGATCGACTTCAAGAACACCCTGATCCTGCTCACCACCAACGCCGGTACCGAGCTGATCTCGCACGTGTGCAAGGACCCGGCGAACATCCCCGAGCCGGAAGAAATCGCCAAGGCCCTGCGCCAGCCGCTGCTGGAAATCTTCCCGCCGGCCCTGCTCGGGCGTCTGGTGACCATCCCGTACTACCCGCTGAGCGACGAGATGCTCAAGGCGATTACCCGCCTGCAACTGAACCGCATCAAGAAGCGCGTGGAGAATACCCACAAGGTGGCCTTCGACTACGACGACGCGGTGGTCGACCTGATCGTCTCGCGCTGCACTGAAACCGAAAGCGGCGGGCGCATGATCGACACCATCCTCACCAACAGCCTGCTGCCGGACATGAGCCGCGAGTTTCTTACGCGCATGCTTGAGGGCAAGGCATTGGCGGGTGTGCGCATCAGTACGCGGGATAACGAATTGCACTACCAGTTCAACGATTGA
- a CDS encoding HU family DNA-binding protein — protein MRKPELAAAIAEKADLTKEQANRVLNAVLEEITGALHRKDSVTLVGFGTFLQRHRGARTGKNPQTGEPVKIKASNTVAFKPGKSLKDTVNA, from the coding sequence ATGCGTAAACCAGAACTCGCAGCCGCCATCGCTGAAAAAGCGGATCTCACCAAAGAGCAGGCCAACCGCGTCCTCAACGCCGTTCTCGAAGAAATCACCGGCGCCCTGCACCGCAAGGACAGCGTGACCCTCGTTGGCTTCGGCACCTTCCTGCAACGCCACCGCGGCGCCCGCACCGGCAAAAACCCGCAAACCGGTGAACCGGTGAAGATCAAGGCCAGCAACACTGTTGCGTTCAAGCCGGGCAAATCGCTTAAAGATACCGTTAACGCGTAA
- a CDS encoding DcrB-related protein has protein sequence MTYQLNELQFTLPSDDVQDASINILKFAALGTSLIISRSLLNEGETLQSNFEEQLAKLEKQVQDLRYQPAKALRVGAAQDIDAIEVHNQFSKGTERIHQYQLALVIPGTRQMLALSYVKAQPLGDAESAHWATIKSTLQLNPKP, from the coding sequence ATGACCTATCAACTCAATGAACTGCAATTCACGCTGCCCAGCGATGACGTTCAAGATGCTTCCATCAATATCCTGAAGTTCGCTGCTCTGGGTACGTCGTTGATCATCAGCCGTAGCCTTCTGAATGAGGGTGAAACGCTGCAAAGCAACTTCGAAGAGCAACTGGCGAAGCTGGAGAAGCAGGTACAGGACTTGCGCTACCAACCGGCCAAGGCACTTCGTGTAGGCGCGGCGCAGGATATAGACGCCATCGAAGTGCATAACCAGTTCAGCAAGGGCACCGAGCGTATTCATCAATACCAGTTAGCGCTTGTGATACCCGGCACTCGGCAGATGCTTGCCCTGAGTTATGTCAAAGCCCAACCCCTGGGCGATGCTGAAAGTGCCCATTGGGCAACCATCAAAAGCACCCTGCAACTGAATCCCAAGCCTTGA
- a CDS encoding RHS repeat-associated core domain-containing protein, translating to MSDALWAARLGDGLLHTSAMADILGGVLEIAANIAITAVATAAIVAATGITVVTGGLGCFVLGAVVGIIVGIGMSKTGADKGLTKVCDWIGNALFPPVVMATIATGSHNTFTNGIPSARAAGAIGPVSSQPAEGGSPEEASYLDMAKGFFSQIWRPTVAVPAPGAVPKPLDIVICTKHPPMPPQFIAEGSSKVTINGQPAARSGDRSTCDASIVESGMISSNVRIGGSPVVVREIRSGKTPGVGLAVTALLMLRGGGSKFFSKLPCMVVGGLVSWGTSQVTNAITSAVAGSPNPVHSSTGAKILDGEDDLDFALPGLLPIEWQRYYSSRDERSDGLFGASWSVIYEVCVEIGVHPEGGERLVYTDEQARQIDMGVIPLGGAVFSAGEGLSVRRNTNGQLLIESVDGLYRLFEPTPGTASRLRLSQLGDRNDNRIFLDYDVQGRLSHLRDTFDHVRVELVYSQQWPARVEQVKRLYPDHSRETLVSYGYDARGDLAEVRDTDANVQRRFAYDYGQRMVEHQLPTGLRCYYQWDCVDGSEWRVVRHWTDEGDEYRFDYDLPGGVTRITDGLQRVSTRRWNPQYQITEYTDNLGKTWQFEWNDERQLLSATDPQGGKWQFGYDESGNLCSTQDPLGRIESTLWLEHWSLPLVETDAAGHAWQYQYDQRGNCVSEIDPLGHVTRYRYDTFGQVVEIIDATGKSKTLRWNETGQLIQHIDCSGYPTAFEYDRQGHLQVVIDALGERQRYQHDSQGRLLQSEMPDGRIEQYLRDTSGLLIGYTDAAGHTTRYQYGRRGQVRQRIDAHGRQIEFRYDAYGHLQTLTNENGESYRFTWDPCDRLVEQQDLDGSARRYAYDLLDNVAAVEYVPTGQTPEPSIVHRLERDAVGRLLLKQTDDGRTEYTYDPLDQLTAVTFIGNDETTQALAFAYDARGQLLIEQSAAGSLNYHYDELGNLIQTQLPDGRWLNRLYYGSGHLHQINLDGRVICDFERDRLHREVLRTQGQITTRSEYDRSGRLRSRIRRPNGQPTQLPATQQKHFDYDPADNLIGRLERDRDNHRDQRQLLHYDATGRIIASQDNAQGQRETFAYDAAANLLDGPSASAGLVVHNKLLTYQDKRYRYDGFSRMIEKRSALRGVQLFAYDAEHRLIEVRSQKDGRETVVKMTYDPLGRRIAKTEHDSNGYPLGESRFDWEGLRLLQEHRHSQTSLYLYEEDGYVPLARVDGTGEHQSVRYYHNDLNGLPEQLTEADGKTVWQARYQVWGNADGEVREAYFIEEQNLRFQGQYLDREIGLHYNTFRFYDPDVGRFTTPDPIGLAGGSNLYQYAPNPTGWIDPWGWACSSAQRRQNKVNGKAAENLVHQKLLNNPKVTVLGTQVYVKTPGAGRGRYVDILIKNNKTGKVVAIEVKSGGAVRSKAQLAKDKIIADGKGIFGNSGKSTKGVTVSEARVPLWRLP from the coding sequence ATGTCTGACGCTCTCTGGGCGGCACGTCTCGGCGACGGCCTGCTGCACACCTCGGCGATGGCCGACATCTTGGGCGGCGTGCTGGAAATTGCGGCCAACATCGCTATTACGGCCGTCGCCACTGCTGCGATTGTGGCCGCCACCGGTATTACCGTCGTTACCGGCGGTCTGGGCTGCTTTGTGCTCGGCGCGGTGGTGGGCATCATCGTCGGTATAGGCATGAGCAAGACGGGGGCGGACAAGGGACTGACAAAGGTTTGTGACTGGATAGGCAATGCGTTATTCCCGCCTGTGGTGATGGCAACCATCGCCACAGGCTCCCACAACACCTTTACCAACGGCATACCCTCCGCACGTGCCGCAGGCGCTATCGGCCCAGTCAGTTCGCAACCCGCCGAAGGGGGTAGTCCCGAAGAAGCCAGCTACCTTGACATGGCCAAGGGTTTCTTCTCGCAGATCTGGCGGCCCACAGTGGCGGTTCCTGCACCAGGCGCAGTACCCAAACCGCTGGATATTGTGATCTGCACCAAACATCCCCCGATGCCGCCGCAGTTTATTGCCGAAGGCTCCAGCAAGGTCACTATCAACGGTCAGCCGGCCGCCCGCAGCGGTGATCGAAGCACCTGCGACGCCTCGATTGTCGAGTCGGGGATGATCTCCAGCAACGTGCGTATTGGCGGAAGCCCCGTGGTGGTGCGCGAGATCCGCAGTGGCAAAACACCCGGTGTCGGGCTGGCGGTGACCGCACTGTTGATGCTACGTGGTGGCGGCTCCAAGTTTTTCAGCAAGCTGCCGTGCATGGTCGTTGGTGGACTGGTGTCGTGGGGCACCAGCCAAGTGACCAATGCCATTACTTCTGCAGTCGCAGGCTCGCCCAACCCGGTACACAGCTCCACTGGCGCGAAAATTCTTGATGGGGAAGACGATCTGGACTTCGCTCTGCCCGGCCTGCTCCCTATCGAGTGGCAGCGCTACTACAGCAGTCGGGACGAGCGTAGCGACGGCCTGTTCGGTGCCAGCTGGAGCGTGATCTACGAGGTCTGCGTCGAGATTGGCGTACACCCCGAAGGTGGGGAACGGCTGGTCTATACCGATGAGCAAGCGCGACAGATCGACATGGGCGTGATCCCGCTGGGCGGTGCCGTATTCAGCGCAGGAGAAGGCTTGAGCGTACGGCGCAATACCAATGGCCAACTACTGATTGAAAGCGTCGACGGGCTCTATCGGCTATTCGAACCAACGCCAGGCACCGCCTCACGCCTGCGCCTTAGCCAATTGGGGGATCGCAACGACAACCGAATCTTCCTCGACTATGACGTACAGGGTCGGCTGAGCCACTTACGAGATACGTTCGACCATGTGCGTGTCGAACTTGTTTACAGCCAGCAATGGCCTGCGCGAGTGGAGCAAGTCAAACGGCTATACCCCGATCACAGCCGAGAAACCCTTGTCAGTTACGGCTACGATGCTCGCGGCGACCTGGCCGAAGTTCGCGATACCGACGCAAACGTGCAACGCCGCTTCGCCTATGACTACGGCCAGCGCATGGTAGAGCATCAGCTGCCCACCGGGCTGCGTTGTTACTACCAATGGGACTGTGTGGACGGTAGCGAATGGCGCGTGGTGCGGCACTGGACCGATGAAGGTGACGAGTACCGGTTCGACTATGACTTGCCGGGTGGCGTGACGCGCATTACTGATGGCTTGCAACGGGTCAGCACACGCCGCTGGAACCCGCAGTATCAGATAACCGAGTACACCGACAACCTGGGAAAAACCTGGCAGTTTGAATGGAATGACGAGCGTCAGCTGCTCAGTGCCACCGATCCACAAGGCGGCAAATGGCAGTTCGGCTACGACGAGTCCGGCAACCTGTGCAGCACTCAGGATCCGTTGGGGCGTATCGAGTCGACATTGTGGCTGGAGCACTGGTCGCTGCCGCTGGTGGAGACCGATGCGGCAGGCCACGCGTGGCAATATCAGTACGACCAGCGAGGCAATTGCGTCAGTGAAATCGACCCGTTGGGGCATGTCACACGGTATCGCTACGATACGTTTGGACAGGTGGTGGAGATCATCGATGCCACAGGCAAAAGCAAAACCCTGCGCTGGAATGAAACCGGACAGTTAATCCAGCACATCGACTGTTCGGGGTACCCCACAGCCTTCGAGTACGACCGCCAGGGTCATTTGCAGGTAGTCATCGACGCTTTGGGTGAGCGCCAGCGCTATCAACACGACAGCCAAGGCCGGTTGCTACAGAGCGAAATGCCGGACGGCCGCATCGAGCAGTACCTGCGCGATACCAGCGGTCTGTTGATCGGCTATACCGATGCCGCAGGTCACACCACCCGCTACCAGTACGGACGCCGCGGGCAGGTGCGCCAACGAATAGATGCCCATGGCCGGCAGATTGAGTTCCGCTACGACGCCTACGGACACCTCCAAACCCTGACCAATGAAAATGGTGAGAGTTACCGCTTTACCTGGGACCCGTGCGACCGTCTGGTAGAGCAGCAAGACCTCGACGGCAGCGCCCGACGTTATGCCTATGACCTTCTGGATAACGTAGCCGCCGTTGAGTACGTGCCCACAGGGCAGACACCTGAGCCTTCAATTGTGCATCGACTCGAACGCGATGCAGTGGGCCGCTTGCTGTTGAAACAAACCGATGACGGTCGCACCGAATACACCTACGACCCGTTGGACCAACTTACCGCTGTCACCTTCATCGGCAATGACGAAACCACCCAGGCACTGGCCTTCGCCTACGACGCGCGCGGCCAACTACTCATCGAACAAAGCGCCGCCGGCAGCCTGAACTACCACTACGATGAGCTCGGCAACCTGATCCAGACGCAGTTGCCCGACGGCCGTTGGCTCAACCGCCTGTACTACGGCAGCGGCCACCTGCACCAGATCAACCTCGACGGGCGCGTCATCTGCGACTTCGAACGCGACCGCCTGCACCGTGAAGTCCTGCGTACCCAGGGCCAGATCACCACGCGCAGCGAATATGACCGCAGCGGCCGCCTGCGCTCACGGATACGCCGCCCCAATGGCCAGCCCACGCAACTGCCGGCCACCCAGCAAAAACACTTCGACTATGACCCGGCCGATAACCTGATCGGCCGCCTGGAGCGTGACCGCGATAACCATCGGGATCAGCGCCAACTGCTCCACTACGACGCGACCGGGCGCATTATCGCCAGCCAGGACAACGCTCAGGGCCAGCGAGAAACGTTTGCCTATGATGCCGCCGCCAACCTGCTGGACGGTCCGTCAGCCAGTGCGGGGCTGGTGGTGCATAACAAGCTGTTGACCTATCAGGACAAACGCTATCGTTACGACGGCTTTAGCCGAATGATCGAAAAACGCAGTGCCCTACGCGGCGTACAGCTTTTTGCCTACGACGCAGAGCATCGCCTGATCGAAGTCCGTAGCCAGAAGGATGGACGCGAAACGGTCGTGAAAATGACCTATGACCCCCTCGGGCGGCGCATCGCTAAAACCGAACATGACAGCAACGGCTATCCGTTGGGTGAAAGCCGCTTTGATTGGGAGGGGTTGCGTCTGCTGCAGGAGCATCGGCATAGCCAGACCAGCCTCTATCTCTATGAAGAAGACGGCTATGTACCGCTGGCTCGCGTGGACGGCACGGGCGAGCATCAAAGCGTGCGCTACTACCACAACGACCTGAATGGATTGCCTGAGCAACTGACCGAAGCTGATGGGAAAACGGTGTGGCAGGCGCGCTATCAGGTGTGGGGGAATGCAGACGGAGAAGTGCGTGAAGCGTACTTTATCGAAGAGCAGAATTTGCGGTTCCAGGGGCAGTATCTGGATCGGGAGATTGGGCTGCACTACAACACGTTTCGGTTTTATGATCCGGATGTGGGGAGGTTTACGACGCCGGATCCGATTGGGTTGGCGGGAGGCAGCAATCTTTACCAATACGCTCCTAACCCGACGGGTTGGATAGACCCCTGGGGCTGGGCCTGTTCCTCAGCACAAAGGAGGCAGAATAAAGTCAACGGTAAAGCCGCTGAAAACCTGGTGCATCAGAAGCTATTAAATAATCCCAAAGTGACCGTGCTCGGTACACAGGTTTATGTCAAAACTCCAGGTGCAGGGAGAGGCCGCTACGTAGACATTTTGATAAAAAATAACAAAACCGGGAAAGTCGTCGCAATTGAGGTCAAGTCAGGTGGTGCTGTACGGTCTAAAGCCCAGCTTGCAAAAGACAAAATCATCGCCGATGGGAAAGGCATATTTGGTAATTCTGGAAAGAGCACAAAAGGCGTAACCGTTAGCGAAGCCAGGGTCCCACTATGGAGGTTGCCGTAA
- a CDS encoding type VI secretion system Vgr family protein — translation MLFNQASRLAKITSPLGPDVLLLNEMGGGEELGRLFNYELQLTSLDANIDLNQLLGKPMSVGLQLADGGERHFHGIVARCSQNIDSGQFASYQVTLRPWLWLLSRTSDCRIFQNLSIPQIIKQVFRDLGFSDFEDALSRPYREWEYCVQYRETSFDFVSRLMEQEGIYYYFRHEQDRHVLVLADAYGAHTTVPGYASIPYYPKDEQQRERDHMHNWHLAQEVQPGSLELNDYDFQRPSARIDVRSAMPRPHTAGDYPLYDYPGTYVQSADGEHYARTRIEALQTLHEQIEFAGNARGLGSGHLFSLTGFSRQDQNREYLIVGCRYYIVQESLESGGGSGSAQFESSLTCIPAQQSYRTLATTHRPVVKGPQTALVVGPKGEEIWTDQYGRVKVHFYWDRHDQSNENSSCWIRVSQSWAGKNWGSMQIPRIGQEVIVSFLEGDPDRPIITGRVYNAEQTVPYDLPENATQSGMKSRSSKGGTPANFNEIRMEDKKGLEQLYIHAERNQDIVVEVDESHSVGHDRNKSIGHDEIVTVGNDRVRAVKHDDMLMVGFSKTDAISKSYLIEVGENLRLVCGKSVLELNASGQINLTGVQINVYSEGSSEINTGGNLHLNIGGKGGTTPMGQGVKGEIDAAVNSMFPKPPSGQ, via the coding sequence ATGCTATTCAACCAAGCCTCACGTTTGGCCAAGATCACCAGCCCCCTCGGGCCGGATGTGCTGCTGCTCAATGAAATGGGCGGCGGTGAAGAACTGGGGCGGCTGTTCAACTATGAGCTGCAACTGACGTCGCTGGACGCCAACATCGACCTCAACCAGTTGCTGGGCAAACCGATGAGCGTCGGCCTGCAGCTGGCGGACGGCGGCGAGCGGCACTTCCACGGCATCGTCGCGCGTTGCAGCCAGAACATCGACAGCGGCCAGTTCGCCAGTTACCAAGTGACGCTGCGCCCGTGGCTGTGGTTGTTGAGCCGCACCTCGGACTGCCGGATTTTCCAGAACCTGAGCATCCCGCAGATCATCAAGCAGGTGTTCCGCGACCTGGGGTTTTCCGACTTCGAAGATGCCCTGAGCCGGCCGTACCGCGAGTGGGAATACTGCGTGCAGTACCGCGAGACCAGCTTCGATTTCGTCAGCCGCTTGATGGAACAGGAAGGCATCTACTACTACTTCCGCCATGAACAGGACCGTCACGTGCTGGTACTGGCCGACGCCTATGGCGCCCACACCACGGTGCCGGGCTACGCGTCGATCCCGTATTACCCCAAGGATGAGCAGCAGCGCGAACGCGACCACATGCACAACTGGCACCTGGCGCAGGAGGTGCAGCCGGGCTCGCTGGAACTTAACGACTACGACTTCCAGCGCCCCAGCGCCCGCATCGACGTGCGCTCGGCCATGCCGCGCCCGCACACCGCCGGCGACTACCCGCTGTACGACTACCCCGGCACCTACGTGCAAAGCGCAGACGGCGAACACTATGCACGCACCCGCATCGAAGCCCTGCAAACCCTGCATGAACAGATCGAGTTCGCCGGCAATGCCCGCGGCCTCGGCTCCGGTCATCTGTTCAGCCTCACCGGCTTCAGTCGCCAGGACCAGAACCGCGAATACCTGATCGTCGGCTGCCGCTACTACATCGTCCAGGAAAGCCTGGAAAGCGGCGGCGGTTCCGGCTCGGCGCAGTTTGAAAGCAGCCTGACCTGCATCCCCGCGCAACAAAGCTACCGCACCCTGGCCACCACCCATCGACCGGTGGTCAAAGGCCCGCAAACCGCGCTGGTGGTCGGCCCCAAAGGCGAAGAAATCTGGACCGACCAGTACGGCCGCGTGAAGGTGCACTTCTACTGGGACCGTCACGACCAATCCAACGAAAACAGTTCGTGCTGGATTCGCGTGTCGCAATCCTGGGCCGGCAAGAACTGGGGTTCAATGCAGATTCCACGCATCGGCCAGGAAGTGATCGTGAGTTTCCTGGAAGGTGATCCCGACCGGCCGATCATCACTGGGCGGGTGTACAACGCTGAGCAGACGGTGCCTTACGATCTGCCCGAAAACGCCACCCAAAGCGGCATGAAGAGCCGTTCGAGCAAGGGCGGCACGCCAGCCAACTTCAATGAAATCCGCATGGAGGACAAGAAGGGGTTGGAGCAGCTGTATATCCATGCCGAGCGTAACCAGGACATCGTGGTGGAGGTGGATGAAAGCCATTCGGTGGGGCATGACCGGAATAAAAGCATCGGGCATGACGAAATCGTGACCGTCGGCAACGACCGGGTACGCGCAGTCAAGCACGACGACATGCTCATGGTGGGGTTCAGCAAGACAGACGCCATCAGTAAAAGTTACCTGATTGAAGTGGGCGAAAACCTGCGCCTGGTCTGTGGCAAAAGTGTGCTGGAGCTCAATGCAAGCGGGCAGATCAATCTCACCGGCGTTCAGATCAACGTGTATTCCGAAGGCAGCTCCGAGATCAACACCGGCGGCAATCTGCATTTGAACATTGGCGGCAAAGGCGGTACCACACCCATGGGCCAAGGGGTCAAGGGTGAAATCGACGCGGCCGTCAATTCCATGTTTCCCAAGCCGCCTTCCGGCCAATAA